One Candidatus Acidiferrales bacterium genomic region harbors:
- a CDS encoding SIS domain-containing protein → MIEEIREQPKALQLTFAKERDHAVDFKKFISKRNIRFIVLVARGTSDNAALFGRYLLEITTGIPVSLCAPSVHTLYGARLDLRQALVIGISQSGEGTDINYVLKKARVEGAYTVAVTNEAKSSMARIVDETFLVRAGKQRSVAATKTYTGQLLILYLLASALGHKIAFDDVSEIPGHARETLRLAPEIKEKVERYRYMRQCAVVARGMNYANAFELSLKLMETCYVVAERFSSADFLHGPIAMIERDFPVLLFAPPGKTLAGQRALIERLRRLRAEILAISSEGVSLARLTRVVRVPGRFPEIFTAIPYIIPGQLFAAYLAEVKGFDPDNPRSLRIITRTL, encoded by the coding sequence ATGATAGAAGAAATTCGGGAGCAGCCGAAGGCATTGCAATTGACCTTCGCGAAGGAACGAGACCACGCAGTAGATTTTAAGAAATTCATTTCAAAACGAAACATTCGCTTCATCGTCCTTGTAGCGCGTGGGACATCGGACAACGCAGCGCTTTTTGGACGCTATCTGCTGGAAATCACCACAGGGATCCCGGTGTCTTTGTGTGCGCCGTCGGTCCATACGCTTTACGGAGCGCGGTTGGATTTGCGGCAGGCGCTGGTGATTGGAATTTCGCAATCGGGTGAAGGAACAGACATCAATTATGTTTTGAAAAAGGCGCGCGTCGAAGGCGCCTATACGGTTGCAGTGACAAACGAAGCGAAGTCGTCCATGGCACGGATTGTGGACGAAACATTCCTTGTGAGGGCTGGAAAACAACGGTCGGTTGCTGCAACGAAGACCTACACGGGACAACTGCTCATTCTTTACCTGCTGGCCTCCGCGCTGGGACACAAGATCGCCTTCGATGACGTCAGCGAAATTCCCGGCCACGCGCGCGAAACACTGAGACTCGCTCCTGAAATCAAAGAAAAGGTGGAGCGGTATCGGTATATGCGCCAATGCGCGGTCGTGGCGCGCGGAATGAATTATGCGAACGCGTTCGAACTGTCGCTGAAGCTGATGGAGACCTGCTACGTCGTGGCGGAGAGGTTTTCTTCGGCAGATTTTCTGCACGGGCCGATTGCCATGATTGAACGCGACTTCCCCGTGCTTCTTTTCGCGCCGCCAGGGAAGACATTGGCAGGACAGCGGGCATTGATTGAACGCTTGCGCCGGCTGCGCGCAGAAATACTGGCAATTTCCTCAGAGGGAGTGTCACTGGCTAGGTTGACGCGCGTGGTCCGGGTACCGGGGAGGTTTCCGGAGATTTTTACGGCAATCCCGTACATCATTCCGGGACAGTTATTCGCGGCCTATCTAGCCGAAGTGAAAGGATTCGACCCGGACAATCCGAGGTCGTTGAGGATCATCACACGGACGCTCTAA
- a CDS encoding D-aminoacylase, protein MKRSVAIGAAILVMGIFAAVTEFSILRRPVHAAGQNAETYDLIIRGGHILDGTGNPWFSADIGIRGDHIAAIGKLDGATTTRVIDANGYVVAPGFIDMLGQSESSLLIDNRSLSKISQGITSEITGEGQSIAPQDTLTLTPMKPFLDEFHLTVDWTDLAGYFTRLEKSGTPLNLGTYVGAAQVREAVIGDGDRPPTADELEKMKGLVAQAMQQGAMGISTALIYPPGHYAKTGELIALASVAGKYGGIYATHMRSEGQTEMEALDEAIRIGREGHLPVEVFHLKVSGKSRWGSMPKVVGRIQTARDSGLDIAANMYPYLAGATALASCLPPWVADGGVDKLLARLRDPEVRKRIEAEMAADHPGWENLYFDSGGPSGVMISGVVNPDLKKYDGKTVAQMAEAEKKDPLDAMFDFILADGAQTGALYFISNEQDLQYGLKQRWTSIGLDANETALDGPLYEPHNHPRAWGSMPRFLGHYVRNLHLMPLPEAIRKITSMPAQEEHLTGRGLLKPGFFADVTIFDPATIIDKATYTDPNQESAGVEYVIVNGKLEFADGKLTGVTAGRPLRGPGWHE, encoded by the coding sequence ATGAAACGAAGCGTAGCGATCGGCGCGGCGATCCTGGTCATGGGAATTTTTGCGGCCGTAACGGAGTTTTCCATCCTACGGCGGCCGGTTCATGCCGCGGGACAGAATGCCGAAACGTATGACTTGATTATTCGAGGCGGACATATTCTCGACGGCACCGGCAATCCCTGGTTTTCGGCCGACATTGGAATTCGCGGGGACCACATTGCGGCGATCGGCAAATTGGACGGCGCTACGACAACGCGCGTGATTGACGCTAACGGGTACGTTGTAGCGCCGGGATTCATCGACATGCTGGGACAGTCAGAGAGCTCGCTGCTCATTGATAACCGTTCGCTGAGCAAGATTTCGCAAGGGATTACTTCGGAAATCACCGGAGAGGGGCAATCGATTGCACCACAGGACACTCTGACACTTACTCCGATGAAACCGTTTCTCGATGAATTCCATTTGACGGTCGATTGGACGGATCTCGCGGGATATTTTACGCGGCTGGAGAAATCCGGTACGCCGTTGAATCTGGGGACATACGTCGGCGCGGCGCAAGTTCGCGAGGCTGTGATTGGCGATGGTGACCGGCCGCCGACGGCAGATGAACTGGAAAAAATGAAAGGACTTGTGGCCCAGGCGATGCAGCAGGGCGCGATGGGAATTTCCACGGCGCTGATCTATCCGCCGGGGCATTACGCGAAAACGGGTGAGTTGATTGCGCTGGCGAGCGTCGCGGGGAAATATGGCGGGATCTACGCGACGCACATGCGCAGCGAAGGACAAACAGAAATGGAAGCGCTCGACGAGGCAATTCGCATCGGACGTGAAGGGCATTTGCCGGTGGAAGTTTTCCATCTCAAAGTGAGTGGAAAATCGCGATGGGGCTCGATGCCGAAAGTGGTGGGCAGAATTCAGACGGCGAGGGATTCGGGATTGGATATTGCGGCGAATATGTATCCGTATCTCGCAGGAGCGACGGCGCTGGCGTCATGCCTGCCGCCATGGGTGGCGGACGGCGGGGTTGACAAACTGCTGGCACGACTGCGCGACCCGGAGGTTCGCAAACGGATCGAAGCGGAGATGGCCGCAGACCATCCGGGTTGGGAGAATTTGTATTTCGATAGCGGCGGACCTTCGGGCGTGATGATTTCCGGTGTCGTAAATCCAGACCTGAAGAAATACGACGGCAAGACTGTGGCGCAAATGGCGGAAGCGGAGAAGAAGGATCCGCTCGACGCCATGTTCGATTTCATTCTTGCGGATGGAGCGCAGACGGGCGCGCTCTATTTCATTTCCAATGAGCAAGACCTACAGTACGGATTGAAACAGCGATGGACGAGCATCGGGCTCGATGCCAATGAAACTGCGCTCGATGGGCCGCTTTATGAGCCGCACAACCATCCGCGCGCGTGGGGTTCCATGCCGCGATTTCTGGGACATTACGTTCGAAACTTGCATTTGATGCCGCTGCCCGAAGCCATTCGAAAAATTACCTCTATGCCGGCCCAGGAGGAGCATCTCACGGGACGCGGGCTCCTGAAGCCGGGGTTTTTTGCGGACGTGACGATTTTCGATCCGGCGACGATCATCGACAAAGCGACATATACCGACCCGAATCAGGAGTCGGCGGGCGTGGAGTATGTGATTGTAAATGGGAAGCTAGAATTTGCAGATGGGAAATTGACCGGCGTGACCGCGGGTAGGCCGTTGCGCGGACCGGGCTGGCATGAATGA
- the leuC gene encoding 3-isopropylmalate dehydratase large subunit has translation MSALTLYEKIWNSHVVREVPGQPSLIYIDRHLIHEGTSPQAFSGLKAAGRKVRRPELTFAVMDHSVSTKNRDLPVLDADANGQFKALAKNCAETGVRLFDMHSHNQGIVHIIGPELGITQPGFMIVCGDSHTSTHGAMGALAFGIGTSEIEHVLATQCLSQFKSRTTRIDVKGKLGNGLASKDIILAIIGKLGIAGGNGHVFEYTGEAIRAFSMEARMTICNMSIEGGARAGMVAPDETTFAYLEGRPFVPRGKDFQERVEYWKTLPSDPGAKFDETVELDAASLAPQVTWGTNPGMVTDITKRVPDPSLFTNENDRKAAERALVYMDLKPGTPITDISLDRVFIGSCTNSRLEDLRLAAKLVAGKHVAKSLKQALVVPGSRRVKAQAEEEGLDKIFVAAGFEWRDAGCSMCIGMNDDVLQPHERCASTSNRNFEGRQGKDGRTHLVSPLMAAAAAIEGHFVDVRKWRNGN, from the coding sequence ATGTCTGCGCTCACTCTTTACGAGAAGATTTGGAACTCTCACGTCGTTCGCGAAGTTCCCGGCCAGCCCTCCCTGATCTATATCGACCGCCATCTGATCCACGAGGGCACTTCTCCTCAAGCTTTCTCAGGGCTTAAGGCTGCTGGCCGCAAAGTCCGCCGCCCGGAATTGACCTTCGCCGTGATGGATCATTCCGTCTCCACGAAGAATCGTGACCTTCCTGTCCTCGATGCGGATGCCAACGGACAATTTAAGGCCCTCGCAAAAAATTGTGCTGAAACCGGCGTCCGTCTTTTTGATATGCACAGCCACAACCAAGGCATCGTGCATATCATCGGACCCGAACTGGGAATCACGCAGCCGGGCTTCATGATTGTTTGCGGCGACAGCCACACTTCCACGCACGGTGCGATGGGCGCGCTTGCCTTCGGCATCGGTACCAGCGAAATCGAGCACGTGCTCGCCACGCAGTGCCTATCGCAATTCAAATCGAGAACCACGCGCATTGATGTGAAAGGGAAACTCGGCAACGGCCTCGCGTCGAAGGACATTATTCTTGCGATCATCGGAAAATTGGGGATCGCCGGCGGCAACGGCCACGTTTTCGAATACACTGGCGAAGCAATTCGCGCGTTTTCGATGGAGGCGCGCATGACCATCTGCAATATGTCCATCGAAGGCGGCGCGCGCGCCGGGATGGTCGCGCCGGACGAAACGACTTTCGCATATCTCGAAGGCCGACCCTTTGTCCCGCGTGGAAAAGATTTTCAGGAGCGTGTGGAATACTGGAAAACTTTGCCGTCCGATCCCGGTGCGAAATTCGACGAAACGGTTGAGCTCGATGCTGCCTCGCTCGCTCCGCAGGTCACTTGGGGCACGAATCCCGGCATGGTCACGGACATCACCAAGCGTGTTCCCGACCCCTCCCTCTTCACGAACGAAAACGACCGCAAAGCCGCCGAGCGCGCCCTAGTTTACATGGACTTGAAGCCCGGCACGCCCATCACCGACATTTCGCTCGACCGCGTTTTCATCGGCTCCTGCACCAATTCCCGGCTCGAGGATCTCCGTCTGGCCGCGAAGCTCGTTGCCGGAAAGCACGTCGCAAAATCTTTGAAACAGGCGCTGGTTGTTCCGGGCTCGCGCCGCGTGAAAGCGCAAGCCGAAGAGGAAGGTCTCGACAAGATTTTCGTCGCCGCTGGATTCGAATGGCGCGACGCCGGATGCAGCATGTGCATCGGCATGAACGACGACGTTCTTCAGCCGCACGAACGCTGCGCCAGCACATCGAATCGCAATTTCGAAGGACGCCAGGGCAAAGACGGCCGCACGCATCTCGTCAGCCCTCTCATGGCCGCCGCAGCAGCGATCGAAGGCCATTTCGTCGACGTCCGCAAATGGCGCAACGGAAACTGA
- a CDS encoding MarC family protein, producing MPHSLTQFFEFALLALTSIFFLVDPFAVIPLFLSMTVDFPESERRRMAQRSALTCGIVLCTFALAGSLIFKLFGITLPAFQIAGGIILLQIGIDMLQARQSGQRTTPEETQEGSAKEDASIIPLGMPMLAGPGAISTVMVLIGESHTWWQHGVVYAAITISSIAAFLVLAGADRVGRYMGQTGIRILMRLMGLLLVALAVQFVANGLIDFGLLKPPIPQ from the coding sequence ATGCCACATTCCCTAACCCAATTCTTCGAATTCGCGCTCCTGGCTCTCACGTCTATCTTTTTCCTTGTAGATCCGTTCGCCGTGATTCCGCTTTTCCTCTCGATGACCGTTGATTTTCCGGAGAGTGAACGCCGTCGCATGGCGCAGCGCTCCGCATTGACCTGCGGCATTGTCCTCTGCACATTCGCGCTCGCTGGCAGTTTAATCTTCAAGCTATTCGGAATCACTCTCCCCGCCTTCCAAATCGCTGGCGGAATCATTCTTCTCCAGATCGGTATTGATATGCTGCAGGCAAGACAATCCGGCCAGCGCACCACTCCGGAAGAAACTCAAGAAGGCTCAGCAAAAGAAGACGCGAGCATTATTCCGCTCGGAATGCCGATGCTCGCTGGGCCGGGCGCGATTTCCACGGTGATGGTGCTTATCGGGGAATCGCACACATGGTGGCAACATGGTGTTGTCTACGCGGCAATCACCATTTCATCGATAGCTGCATTTCTGGTTTTAGCGGGTGCGGATCGTGTGGGGCGCTATATGGGCCAAACGGGAATTCGCATTCTCATGCGCCTCATGGGTTTGCTTCTCGTAGCACTGGCTGTGCAATTCGTCGCCAACGGCCTCATCGATTTCGGCCTTCTTAAACCTCCCATCCCGCAATAG
- a CDS encoding methyltransferase domain-containing protein yields the protein MSFRVFAAEALADFYTTAAIAPSSSHLASAMLAPLDFTRARVVLELGAGTGAITQSLLNALPSSSTLIVFEINLRFWRHLKRSFRDPRLVLINANVANMDAELKQRGYERVDAVVSSLGLGFMSEDQRQTIFQRLMPFVHEDTILTQYQYIHGLQFANGRLRRLSLRPTLSRYFRSVQSKIVWRNLPPACVFTCKMAVASQH from the coding sequence ATGAGTTTTCGCGTATTCGCTGCGGAAGCGCTGGCTGACTTCTATACGACGGCAGCCATCGCGCCGAGTTCATCGCATCTCGCTTCCGCCATGCTCGCACCGCTGGATTTCACGCGCGCGCGTGTCGTTCTCGAATTGGGCGCGGGAACGGGCGCCATCACGCAATCCCTGCTCAATGCGTTGCCGTCATCCTCCACTTTGATCGTCTTCGAGATCAATCTCCGTTTCTGGCGGCATTTGAAAAGGAGCTTCAGAGACCCCCGGCTGGTGCTTATCAATGCGAATGTCGCCAACATGGATGCCGAGCTGAAGCAGCGGGGCTACGAACGGGTCGACGCGGTAGTCTCGTCGCTCGGACTGGGCTTTATGTCCGAGGACCAGCGCCAGACCATTTTCCAGCGCCTCATGCCCTTCGTGCATGAAGATACAATCCTCACGCAATACCAATACATTCATGGACTGCAGTTCGCCAACGGGCGCCTGCGGCGGTTAAGTCTGCGGCCAACGCTCAGCCGCTATTTTCGCTCCGTGCAATCAAAAATAGTCTGGCGAAATCTTCCGCCCGCCTGCGTTTTCACCTGCAAGATGGCTGTTGCTTCTCAGCATTAA
- a CDS encoding DUF3857 domain-containing protein — translation MKSRLAGILLAAVVAYSSSVAVRAQQPPAQAPSSGSTKAAPPDYSKEAAVVEQARISFRFENDGSGVEDQYARIRIQGVQAVQNWGQLMFEYNASTDKIHVVFIRVTKPDGHVVTAGSDAVQDLSSPVERIAPVYTDIRQVHVTVPDLGVGDTLEYQIHTDSVQPIVPGQFFINWNANKTYITLDESFQANVPRDREIHIKTSNGIAPPKIEDQGDRRIYTWKSSFTKRPDDSGDTTKKTNKNRAPEIPDVQISTFASWQRVGQWYATLEAPRAAVTDAIRAKADELVKGQTTDLAKAKIIYDYVSKNIRYVSLSFGVGRYQPHPAADVLSNQYGDCKDKATLLEALLAAEKIQSYPVLINSSSKIDPDIPSPAQFDHLINIVVLDGKPVWVDSTPGVSPFGFLLPQLLDKKALAIPSATTSALEETPQNPPFMPELDLKLGGKVDSIGGFQGTLELSGTGEFAVVTRGVLRTVPQNYWQKVAENLLKELIAAQDPKVSDFHFTGVDDLDQPIAIDISFSTYNFIDLSKQDIAFSLPGHGIDLNDVDQPDEGSTDPLKLGVIHDETEFWRIIFPSQIKVALSVPIHVTRDYGEYESDYSLSGNTVMVERHLILRNAKLPSSRYNDFEAFRNAVTSDENQKLALTNSSPGSGAIPAEMSADDLYNAGFEAENSRNYAHAAQLFAAAGAKDPDHKNVWNALGHVYNEMRDYADAVPALQKAISKNPYDDFAYNNLGNSYEGLGRYDEAELQFQKQIEVNPLDRYAHANLAGLYLQQKKYEASQKEFQTALKITPNNFNLNVGLGSADLGLHQDDAALAAFHVALEKSPSPMTWNNVAFYLADNNSHLDIAQQYSENSIRAIEAQLNAASLGTVGPTQVGLVQVIATFWDTMGWIEFKQGNLTAAESYILSAWLIMDDASIGDHLGQIYEKQNRREDAIHAYALALTYPNPPVDTRGRLAKLVGESRADTAISFAHADQRREITIANPQKLDGSAEFWVLLTAGTPLQGSDGLSAEVGDVKFISVVSDPSKPADAKLTAALRNYSALLLKAKFPYHFPVTQATQLILRGVLACSSATNSCTFDPLPGDQAILATVASSSQLQ, via the coding sequence ATGAAATCTAGGTTAGCTGGGATTCTCCTCGCTGCGGTTGTCGCTTATTCTTCTTCAGTAGCGGTTCGCGCGCAGCAACCTCCCGCGCAAGCTCCCTCGTCGGGCTCGACGAAAGCTGCTCCGCCGGACTACAGCAAGGAAGCCGCCGTCGTCGAACAGGCGCGCATCAGTTTTCGTTTTGAAAATGACGGCTCAGGTGTCGAAGACCAGTATGCCCGCATTCGCATCCAGGGCGTCCAAGCCGTGCAAAACTGGGGCCAGTTGATGTTCGAATACAACGCTTCCACGGACAAGATCCATGTTGTATTCATCCGTGTCACCAAACCCGATGGTCATGTGGTGACTGCCGGGTCCGATGCCGTGCAGGACCTGAGCTCGCCCGTCGAGCGCATTGCCCCCGTTTATACGGACATTCGTCAGGTACACGTCACGGTCCCCGATCTGGGCGTCGGTGACACACTCGAATATCAAATCCACACGGACTCCGTTCAACCCATTGTCCCCGGTCAGTTTTTCATCAATTGGAATGCGAACAAAACCTACATCACGCTCGACGAATCATTTCAGGCCAACGTCCCGCGCGACCGTGAGATTCACATCAAGACTTCAAACGGCATCGCTCCACCTAAAATCGAAGATCAGGGCGACCGTCGCATCTACACTTGGAAATCTTCCTTCACCAAGCGTCCCGACGACTCCGGCGACACCACAAAAAAGACGAACAAGAACAGAGCTCCCGAGATTCCCGACGTACAGATTTCGACTTTCGCCAGTTGGCAGCGGGTCGGCCAGTGGTATGCGACCCTGGAAGCGCCTCGTGCTGCTGTCACTGATGCAATCCGTGCCAAAGCAGATGAATTGGTAAAGGGACAGACGACCGATCTCGCCAAAGCCAAGATCATCTACGACTACGTCTCAAAAAATATTCGTTACGTCAGCCTTTCCTTCGGCGTCGGCCGTTACCAGCCTCATCCTGCCGCAGACGTTCTCTCCAATCAGTATGGCGATTGCAAAGACAAGGCAACTCTCCTCGAGGCCCTTCTCGCTGCCGAAAAAATTCAATCGTATCCAGTTCTCATTAATTCATCGAGTAAAATTGATCCAGACATCCCCTCTCCTGCGCAGTTCGATCATCTCATTAACATCGTCGTCCTGGACGGCAAACCCGTTTGGGTGGATAGCACCCCCGGCGTCTCGCCCTTCGGCTTCTTGTTGCCCCAGCTTCTCGACAAGAAAGCCCTGGCGATTCCCTCCGCCACAACCTCTGCTCTCGAAGAAACTCCTCAAAATCCTCCCTTCATGCCCGAGCTTGACCTCAAGCTGGGAGGTAAAGTCGATTCCATCGGCGGTTTCCAAGGTACCCTCGAACTCTCCGGTACTGGCGAATTTGCAGTCGTGACGCGCGGCGTTCTCCGTACCGTCCCGCAGAATTACTGGCAGAAGGTCGCTGAAAACCTGTTGAAGGAATTGATTGCCGCGCAGGATCCGAAGGTGAGTGATTTTCACTTCACGGGCGTCGACGATCTCGACCAACCCATCGCTATCGACATCAGTTTCTCAACCTACAACTTTATCGACCTCAGTAAACAAGACATCGCGTTTTCTCTTCCCGGCCACGGTATTGATCTTAACGATGTCGATCAACCCGACGAAGGTTCTACCGACCCGCTCAAGCTCGGCGTCATTCATGATGAAACTGAGTTCTGGAGAATCATATTCCCTTCGCAAATCAAAGTTGCCCTTTCGGTCCCCATTCACGTCACTCGCGATTACGGCGAATATGAGTCCGACTATTCTCTGTCCGGCAACACCGTCATGGTCGAGCGCCATCTGATTTTGCGCAACGCCAAGCTTCCTTCCTCGCGCTACAACGATTTTGAGGCTTTTCGTAACGCCGTCACCTCGGACGAAAACCAGAAGCTCGCCCTCACCAATTCATCCCCGGGCTCTGGCGCGATTCCCGCGGAGATGTCTGCTGACGACCTTTACAATGCGGGTTTCGAAGCAGAAAACAGCCGGAACTACGCTCATGCAGCCCAGCTTTTTGCTGCGGCGGGCGCAAAAGATCCCGACCACAAGAACGTTTGGAACGCCCTCGGCCACGTATATAATGAAATGCGAGATTACGCCGACGCTGTCCCCGCGCTACAGAAGGCCATTTCAAAGAATCCGTATGACGACTTCGCATACAACAATCTTGGCAACTCCTATGAAGGGCTCGGTCGCTACGATGAAGCCGAATTGCAATTCCAGAAGCAAATCGAGGTCAATCCGCTCGATCGCTATGCGCACGCCAATCTCGCCGGCCTTTATCTTCAACAGAAAAAATACGAAGCCTCCCAAAAGGAATTTCAGACAGCTCTGAAAATCACTCCCAACAATTTCAATCTCAACGTGGGTCTGGGCTCCGCCGATCTCGGCTTGCATCAGGATGATGCGGCTCTCGCCGCTTTCCATGTCGCGCTGGAAAAGTCGCCTTCCCCAATGACCTGGAACAACGTTGCCTTTTATCTTGCCGACAACAATTCCCATCTCGATATCGCGCAGCAGTATTCTGAAAACTCCATTCGCGCCATCGAAGCGCAATTGAACGCCGCCTCGCTCGGCACCGTCGGCCCCACACAGGTTGGTCTGGTGCAAGTCATCGCAACCTTCTGGGACACCATGGGTTGGATCGAGTTCAAGCAAGGCAATTTGACGGCGGCGGAGAGTTATATTCTCTCTGCCTGGCTCATCATGGACGATGCGAGCATCGGTGATCATCTCGGGCAAATTTATGAAAAACAGAACCGCCGCGAAGATGCAATTCATGCCTACGCGCTGGCTTTAACTTACCCGAATCCGCCGGTCGACACGCGCGGCCGTCTGGCCAAACTTGTTGGCGAAAGTCGTGCTGATACCGCAATCTCCTTCGCCCACGCCGACCAGCGCCGTGAGATCACTATTGCCAATCCGCAGAAGCTCGACGGCTCCGCCGAGTTTTGGGTTCTTCTCACTGCAGGCACTCCGTTGCAAGGATCGGATGGCTTAAGCGCAGAAGTTGGGGATGTCAAATTCATTTCTGTAGTTAGCGATCCATCAAAACCGGCTGATGCCAAGCTGACTGCCGCACTGAGAAATTACTCCGCTTTACTTCTCAAGGCGAAGTTTCCGTATCATTTCCCCGTCACTCAGGCGACCCAACTGATCCTTCGCGGCGTTCTTGCGTGTTCGAGCGCTACCAATTCGTGCACATTCGACCCACTTCCGGGAGACCAAGCCATCCTTGCAACTGTCGCTTCTTCCTCCCAATTGCAATAG
- a CDS encoding serine hydrolase, producing MTKQLARVISLVVCFLGISVVTQAQGDAALWISLDSFITNAMKQYKVPGMAIGVVQNGRAVYVKGFGVRDINTQQPVTPETLFDIGSCTKAFTAASAAILVDEGKMHWDDRVDDYIPWFHLYDPLADENVTMRDLLTHRTGMGGTDLLWYGSTFSPPEIIRRVRYIPPAAGFRSIFQYQNVMYATAGYAVGEASGGTWQDFVRERIFEPLGMRGADFSAVDAQRETDHATPHMKQPDGTVAVIPWRNIDNVAPAGSINAGVGDMAKWIAMQLNDGVANGKRLISEKSMKQMHTPQIVVPQGGEFDLFFPKSMQLTYGMGWFIGDYRGHQLVMHPGDIDGFASLVVLIPEIHTGFVILSNLDHNPVRAGLAYHLIDQLLQLPDEDWTAHFAKVAATFASEDEKETQEWEAKRNPNAKATHDLAAYAGTYRNKAYGDAIVSVDGDHLTLQFHSVRAALTHFQYDTFVANAGDLGGVTPVTFNLDDDGNVAKLATLGLDFERVANAGN from the coding sequence ATGACGAAACAACTGGCTCGCGTGATCTCGCTTGTGGTGTGCTTCCTGGGAATTTCGGTCGTGACGCAAGCGCAAGGCGACGCGGCGCTATGGATCTCGCTCGACAGCTTCATCACCAACGCGATGAAGCAATACAAAGTTCCGGGAATGGCGATTGGGGTTGTGCAGAATGGCCGGGCGGTGTACGTGAAGGGCTTTGGCGTGCGGGACATCAACACGCAGCAACCCGTGACGCCGGAGACGCTGTTTGATATCGGCTCGTGTACGAAAGCGTTCACGGCGGCTTCGGCGGCGATTCTCGTTGACGAAGGGAAAATGCACTGGGACGACCGAGTGGATGACTACATTCCCTGGTTTCATTTATACGATCCGCTGGCGGATGAAAACGTGACCATGCGGGATTTGCTGACACATCGCACAGGAATGGGCGGGACGGATTTGCTCTGGTATGGCTCGACCTTTTCGCCGCCCGAGATCATTCGCCGGGTTCGCTACATTCCACCGGCGGCTGGATTTCGATCGATTTTTCAATACCAAAATGTGATGTATGCGACGGCCGGCTATGCCGTAGGAGAAGCGAGCGGAGGAACGTGGCAGGATTTTGTTCGCGAGCGCATTTTCGAGCCGCTGGGAATGCGCGGAGCGGATTTCAGCGCCGTGGACGCGCAGCGGGAGACGGATCATGCCACACCGCACATGAAGCAGCCGGACGGGACCGTGGCCGTGATCCCGTGGCGGAACATCGACAACGTTGCGCCCGCCGGATCAATCAATGCCGGCGTGGGGGACATGGCGAAGTGGATCGCGATGCAGTTGAACGACGGTGTGGCGAATGGGAAAAGATTGATTTCGGAGAAAAGCATGAAGCAAATGCATACTCCGCAAATCGTCGTACCGCAGGGCGGCGAATTCGACCTTTTCTTTCCGAAATCGATGCAATTGACTTATGGGATGGGTTGGTTTATCGGCGACTATCGCGGACACCAATTAGTGATGCACCCTGGGGATATCGATGGATTTGCTTCGCTGGTCGTGCTGATTCCGGAGATTCATACAGGCTTCGTGATTCTGAGCAATCTCGATCATAATCCGGTGCGCGCGGGGTTGGCATACCATTTGATTGACCAGTTGCTGCAGCTTCCCGACGAGGACTGGACGGCGCATTTCGCGAAAGTCGCGGCGACATTTGCGAGCGAGGATGAAAAGGAGACGCAGGAGTGGGAAGCAAAGCGAAATCCTAACGCGAAAGCCACGCACGACCTGGCAGCGTATGCCGGAACGTATCGGAATAAAGCGTACGGCGACGCCATTGTTTCCGTGGATGGCGATCATTTGACTCTCCAGTTTCATTCCGTCCGAGCGGCACTGACGCACTTTCAATACGACACATTTGTGGCGAACGCGGGCGACCTGGGAGGCGTGACGCCGGTGACGTTCAACCTTGACGACGATGGAAATGTGGCAAAACTAGCGACGCTGGGTTTGGATTTCGAGCGCGTGGCAAATGCGGGGAACTGA
- the leuD gene encoding 3-isopropylmalate dehydratase small subunit, with protein MKPFTKHTGLAAPMDRVNVDTDQMVPKQFLKFLTREGYGSVLFYDWRYLLGEKPNPDFALNKPRYKGASILLARANFGCGSSREHAPWAIGDYGFRAIIAPSYADIFYNNCLKNGILPVTLSDADMDELFSRIEKNEGYTLTVDLENQTVSDGKGFQRSFEIDPFRKRCLLKGLDDIGLTLEHEADIAAYEKRGLPIPHMIDPVDIKFYSEPK; from the coding sequence ATGAAACCATTCACAAAACATACAGGCTTGGCGGCGCCGATGGACCGCGTCAATGTCGACACGGACCAAATGGTGCCCAAGCAATTCCTGAAATTCCTGACGCGCGAAGGCTACGGCAGCGTCCTCTTTTACGACTGGCGCTATTTACTCGGTGAAAAGCCGAATCCCGATTTTGCGCTGAACAAGCCGCGCTACAAAGGCGCTTCGATCTTGCTGGCGCGCGCGAATTTCGGATGCGGCTCCAGCCGTGAACACGCTCCCTGGGCCATCGGTGATTACGGCTTCCGCGCCATCATCGCGCCGAGTTACGCGGACATTTTTTACAACAACTGCCTCAAGAACGGCATCCTGCCCGTCACGCTTTCGGATGCCGACATGGATGAACTTTTTTCGCGCATCGAAAAAAACGAAGGCTACACGCTCACCGTCGATTTGGAAAATCAAACCGTCAGTGACGGCAAAGGTTTTCAGCGCTCTTTCGAAATCGATCCCTTCCGCAAGCGCTGTTTGCTCAAGGGCCTCGACGACATCGGCCTGACGCTCGAGCACGAAGCCGACATCGCCGCCTACGAAAAACGCGGCCTCCCCATCCCGCACATGATCGATCCGGTGGACATCAAGTTCTATTCCGAACCGAAGTGA